A window of Streptomyces sp. NBC_01241 genomic DNA:
CGGTGTGGATGCCCTTTCGTCGAATTCTTGGCCACACTCAACGCTGGACTCAGGAAGCTGAGTCCAGCGACGTGAGATCCGCGCCCTGGACCGCCACCAGCACGGCCTCGCCCGGGGTCTCCCCCGCCGCCACGGCGACCGCCGGATCGATGCCCTCGACCTCGTAGACGGTCACCTTCTCCGGCTTCTCCGTGCCGTCGACCTCGCCCGATTCGTCGCACCCGGGCAGCAGGCCGGTACCGAGGTCCTTGCCGACTGTGAACTCCTTGTCGGTCACGGACCGTCCCCTCACGTCGAGGTAGGACCGCCCCTCATACTTCACGAGGTACGCGCACTTCGCCTCGGAGGCGCCGCCCGCCTTGAGGCCCCCGTCGCTCTCCCCCTTCGTCGTACAGCCGGTCCCCCCGACCATCAGGACCGCCGCCACCACCAGAGTCCTCGTCCATCTCCGCACCCGCGGCTTGACTTCCATCTCCCGCCCTCCGTCTCTCCGGCATCACCGAAGGCCCTTCGGCCTCTCAGTGCTACGACGGAGCAGCCCCCCTTTTCGTTCCGCTGCCCCTCTGAAGGCCTGTTCGGTGAACTCCGCCATCCCGGGCAGACGGCGGATGAGTGATCACCGACCCGATCACCACGCCGTACGACGAGGGGGAGGCGACGCGACGTCATGACCACGCTGGCACAACGCACAAGGCCGATGCGCCGCCCCACGGACCGTCGGCCCTCTTCGACCTGCACTCGACCGCCATGCAGTTCGTCCTGCTCGCCGTTTTCCTGGTGCTGCTCTGGCGTTTGAGGGCTTCATCGCGGGCAAGCAGCTGAGCGCCGGCTAGCTGGACTTCATCACGTTGGTCGTCGACGTGGTCGCGAAGCGTGGCCTGCTCGACCTCGGTGACCTGTACGAAGTCGGCAGCCCCTTCCACGACCGGGCACCCGGTGGCCCGGTGGCCCGGACGACCTGTTCACCCCCGAGGAGATCGACGACCTGAAGATTGTCTTCATCGGCCTGCAGAGCACTGCGAAACCCACCACACTCGCCGCGTAGGAATCTACGCTGGGTCCCATGACGATCCGCGCGGTCCTCTGGGACATCGACGACACGATCTTCGACTACACGGGTGCCGACAGCATCGGCATGCGCAAGCATCTCGAACAGGAGGGCCTGCCCGGCGGATACGACTCCGTCGACCAGGCCCTCACCGCGTGGCGGGCGATCACCGATGTGCACTGGGCGCGGTTCGCGGACGGGGAGACGGACTTCCAGGGGCAGCGCCGTGACCGGGTCCGGGAGTTCGTCTCGCGGGCGCTGGACGACACCGAGGCCGACGACTGGTTTGCTCGGCACGCGGCCCACTACGAGGCCGCCTGGTCGCTCTTTCCCGATGTGGTGCCCACCCTGGACCTGCTGGCGGACGGGTTCCGGCACGGGGTGCTGTCGAACTCCAG
This region includes:
- a CDS encoding DUF6281 family protein, encoding MEVKPRVRRWTRTLVVAAVLMVGGTGCTTKGESDGGLKAGGASEAKCAYLVKYEGRSYLDVRGRSVTDKEFTVGKDLGTGLLPGCDESGEVDGTEKPEKVTVYEVEGIDPAVAVAAGETPGEAVLVAVQGADLTSLDSAS
- a CDS encoding HAD family hydrolase, producing MTIRAVLWDIDDTIFDYTGADSIGMRKHLEQEGLPGGYDSVDQALTAWRAITDVHWARFADGETDFQGQRRDRVREFVSRALDDTEADDWFARHAAHYEAAWSLFPDVVPTLDLLADGFRHGVLSNSSIHNQDRKLRTLGVRERFEAVVCAVELGVSKPEAGAFHAACDALALEPQEVAYVGDEPDIDASGAVAAGLMGIWLDRGGRGGRPELVRISGLDQLPGLLGPARP